CCTTTTTGAAAGTGTGTTTGGCTATTGTTCAACTAGTGATTACTACTTTGGGTCTTCACTATCTCGCAATGTGTTTCATCTGCCTTATGGTTACTATTTTGAAGCTTCCTCACAATATGTTTTCTCTTCCAAATCCATAAGAAAAGCGCAAGCGTCCTTCGAAACAAGAAAATCACTTGTTTCTGCGAAGTAGCTCTAAGTAGCTTTCCGTACTCGGGGCAAAAGCTTCGAAGTTTATTCGATGAAGCTTTTTCGCTGGATCTAGACAATTTTTATCCTTTATCTTATTAGAAAACTTGGCATTCGCCAAGCCTTTGTGGCGAATGCCTTAGTTGCACTTATGCAGATAGGAAAGTTTTATACTTTCCTATCTGTTAAAAAAAGATCCCTACAAATCGGGATCTTTTTCAAACTATAAATGATTTAATTTTTGTTGAGTTGTTTCCTCATAGCCTTTCATATACTTGATTCTTCGTTGTAAAGAGGTTTCATTGACCTGTTCGTCTGCATGATAAGAGGAACGCACGAGAGGACCAGATTCACAGTGCTTAAAGCCTTTTTCAAGAGCAATCTCTTGAAGCTCCTTGAACTCATCAGGATGATAATATCTTTCTACTTTTAAATGCTTCTTGGTAGGCTGTAGATACTGCCCAATAGTCATAATATCTACATCATGAGCCAATAAATCATCCATGGCTTGTAAAATCTCTTCTTTTGTCTCGCCTAAGCCGACCATTAGGCTAGATTTAGTAGGAAGGTTTGGAGCAACCTCTTTTACTCTCTTTAACAATTCTAATGAGCGGTCATATGTGGCTTTAGAACGAACAGTTGGTGTCAAACGTCGAACTGTCTCAATATTATGGTTGAAAATATCAGGCCCTGCACCTAAAAGAGTACGTAAGCTCTCATAGTCACCCGCCATATCTGATGGGAGTACCTCCACTGTAGTACCTGGCATTCTTTTATGGATGGCACGAATGGTCTCAGCAAAAATGAAGGCTCCTCCATCTTTCAAATCATCCCTCGCTACTGCAGTCACGACCACATGTTTAAGTCCCATTAATTCTACTGATTCAGCAACCTTCTCTGGCTCTTGACGATCAAGTTCATTCGGAAGACCTGTTTTTACTGCACAGAAACGGCATCCTCTAGTGCATGTATCCCCTAGAATCATGAAAGTAGCTGTTTTTCTTTCACTCCAACATTCATGTAAGTTGGGACACTTTGCTTCCTCACAGACAGTATTTAATCCCCGTTCCCTCATAATCTTCTTTAAATTATGGTAGGATTGGTTTGCATTAATCTTAATTTTTAACCATTCTGGTTTGCGTACATGTTCTTCTCTTTTTGCCATTCTCATCCCTCACTTATCGATAATAGGTCCATTCATCATTTCCAAATTTCTTTTCTTCAAGGTCCCTTACTTCCTCCAATTGCTTAGAGGATAGTGTATAAGGCTCTAAGTTTATATGTAACCCTTTCTCAAAACCCTTTTTAAAAGCCTTTTCTACATCCTCTATAGAAATTGGGTGATCAACCACCTCTTGGATAGCAACGGCTTTCTCCTTGAATGCTCTTCGAGACCGTTCTTTGATTTTATCATTAGGATAAATAAACAAATCAAAAAGTTTTTCGTCATCAAACTCGATGGGAATGGAACCATGCTGTAGAATGACTCCTTTTTGACGAGTTTGTGCACTTCCTGCAGCCTTTCTTCCTCCGATCACCAATTCGTACCATGAAGGTTCTTCGAAACAGACAGCTGAACCGGTTTGATTCAGTTTCTCCTGTGGAATTGAAAATTCAGCTTCAATTCCGATCTCCTTATAACCCTCAAGTATTCCTTGGGAAAGAACACGATAAGCCTCTATTACTGATCTTGGCATATCTTGCCCCTGTTCTGCAACTACTACACTATATGTAAGCTCTTGATCATGTAAAACTGCACGACCCCCTGTTAATCTTCTAACAAAACCTAGGCCCTTTTCTCTTACTGCATCTAAGTCAATCTTATCTTTAATTTTTTGAAAATATCCGATAGATAAAGTTGCAGGATCCCATTGATAAAAGCGAATAGCAGGTGGAATTTCTCCTCTACTATGCCATGTAAGCAACATTTCATCCAATGCCATATTAAAAGTTGGTGTACCTTTACCTGTATTTAAATATATCCATGTTTGATCCATTCTACTCCTCTTTCTATCTCCTCAAAATTTCAACTAATTATCTTAAATTACCCTGCTTAGGGTATACTAAAACCAACGATTAATCAACCAACCTGCTTCTTTTAAGCACTTTAATAAGCTCGCCTTCTATAGGCGAGCTTATTAGTATACATCTTTTCTGTTTTACATCCGTTTTATTCAGTTGCTTCTTTTTGCACTCCTGATTCTTTTTTCTTTTGAGATAGAATCTGTAGAACAAATAGAATTGCAAACGCTCCAATTCCAATTAAATCAGAATTCCCCTCAGGGTAAATAAGCATTAAACCCGTAATGATTGTAATGATTCTCTCTACCCAATTTAATTTCCGGTACCAGTAACCAATCATTCCAGCTCCTATAGCTATCATACCGAGTATGGCCGTAAATAAGAGGAAAATAACTCCACTTGCTGTTACATCAATCATCAATAGTTCTGGACTTAATACAAACATATAAGGAATAATATAGGCTGCAATAGCCAATTTTGAAGCATTCAATCCTGTTCTAATCGGTTCTCCACCCGAAATAGCAGTTGCAGCAAAAGCCGCAAGTGCTACAGGAGGAGTGATATCCGCAACGATTCCAAAATAGAACACAAACATATGTGCAGCTAAGATTGGGATTGCAAATTGGAATTCAGTATTTAGCGCCAATATTGCCGGTAAAGCAATGGTTGATGTAATGATGTAGTTCGCTGTAGTCGGTGACCCCATTCCAAGGATTATAGAAGTAATCATGGTAAAGAATAAGGTTAAAAATAATAGTCCCGTTGGAGAATTTGTAATAGCATGTGCAAAGTCAACTAAGCTATTTCCTAATTTTAAACCAAGCCCCGTCTTGGTAACTACTCCAACGATAATACCTGCACATGCAGTTGCAGCAGCAACTCCTAATGCG
This DNA window, taken from Bacillaceae bacterium S4-13-56, encodes the following:
- the lipA gene encoding lipoyl synthase, giving the protein MAKREEHVRKPEWLKIKINANQSYHNLKKIMRERGLNTVCEEAKCPNLHECWSERKTATFMILGDTCTRGCRFCAVKTGLPNELDRQEPEKVAESVELMGLKHVVVTAVARDDLKDGGAFIFAETIRAIHKRMPGTTVEVLPSDMAGDYESLRTLLGAGPDIFNHNIETVRRLTPTVRSKATYDRSLELLKRVKEVAPNLPTKSSLMVGLGETKEEILQAMDDLLAHDVDIMTIGQYLQPTKKHLKVERYYHPDEFKELQEIALEKGFKHCESGPLVRSSYHADEQVNETSLQRRIKYMKGYEETTQQKLNHL
- a CDS encoding biotin/lipoate A/B protein ligase family protein — protein: MDQTWIYLNTGKGTPTFNMALDEMLLTWHSRGEIPPAIRFYQWDPATLSIGYFQKIKDKIDLDAVREKGLGFVRRLTGGRAVLHDQELTYSVVVAEQGQDMPRSVIEAYRVLSQGILEGYKEIGIEAEFSIPQEKLNQTGSAVCFEEPSWYELVIGGRKAAGSAQTRQKGVILQHGSIPIEFDDEKLFDLFIYPNDKIKERSRRAFKEKAVAIQEVVDHPISIEDVEKAFKKGFEKGLHINLEPYTLSSKQLEEVRDLEEKKFGNDEWTYYR